Proteins from a genomic interval of Scomber scombrus chromosome 11, fScoSco1.1, whole genome shotgun sequence:
- the LOC133990301 gene encoding polypyrimidine tract-binding protein 2-like produces MDGDVAVGVKASSEELNMYGSSPNSMTANGSDSKKQRLDESPPSRVLHIRKLPNEVSETEVIALGLPFGKVTNILMLKGKNQAFLELGTEEAAITMVNYYTAVTPQVRNTPVFIQYSNHKELKTDSALNQRAQAVLQAVSAVQDGSSPSSDPGVLDLAPPPSPVLRIIIDNMFYPVTLDVLQQIFSKFGTVMKIITFTKNNQFQALLQFSDPVNAQQAKLSLDGQNIYNSCCTLRIDFSKLVNLNVKYNNDKSRDYTRPDLPTGDGDSTNKDHSLLGTPSGALASYSSGGGYSSSLSLSQGGGAISPLSAAAAAAAAAGRVALSGSGVSGVLLASNLNEEMVTPQSLFTLFGVYGDVQRVKILYNKKDSALIQLSDGNQAQLSMSHLNGQKVFGKVMRVTLSKHQTVALPREGLDDQLLTKDFSGSPLHRFKKPGSKNFQNIFPPSATLHLSNIRDGVGEEDLRVLFSNNGATVKAFKFFQDRKMALIQMSSVEEAIQGLMELHNYDMGGNHHLKVSFSKSTI; encoded by the exons ATGGACGG TGATGTTGCGGTTGGTGTGAAGGCaa GCTCAGAGGAGCTCAACATGTACGGTAGCAGCCCTAACTCTATGACTG caaaTGGCAGTGACAGTAAGAAACAGCGTCTGGATGAATCACCTCCCTCCAGAGTTCTCCACATCAGGAAACTTCCCAATGAAGTGTCAGAGACTGAAGTCATTGCTTTGGGGCTGCCCTTCGGAAAGGTCACCAATATACTGATGCTGAAGGGGAAAAACCAG gcGTTTCTGGAGTTGGGTACAGAGGAAGCAGCCATTACCATGGTGAACTACTACACAGCTGTCACACCACAG GTTAGAAACACGCCTGTCTTCATTCAGTACTCCAACCATAAGGAACTGAAAACAGACTCTGCTCTGAACCAG AGAGCCCAGGCAGTGCTGCAGGCAGTGTCAGCAGTCCAGGATGGAAGCTCTCCATCATCTGACCCCGGAGTTCTGGACCTAGCTCCACCCCCCAGCCCTGTCCTGCGAATTATCATCGACAACATGTTTTATCCTGTGACGCTGGACGTTCTGCAACAG ATCTTCAGTAAATTCGGGACCGTGATGAAGATTATCACCTTCACCAAGAATAACCAGTTTCAGGCTCTTCTGCAGTTCAGCGACCCCGTCAACGCACAGCAAGCTAAACTG TCTTTAGATGGACAGAACATCTATAATTCATGCTGTACTCTGAGGATAGATTTCAGTAAACTGGTCAACCTCAACGTCAAATACAACAACGATAAGAGTCGAGATTACACCAGACCCGACCTTCCCACCGGAGATGGAGACTCAACCAACAAGGATCATTCATTATTGG GTACCCCATCTGGAGCGCTAGCTTCCTACTCTAGTGGAGGAGGTTACtcatcttctctctccctctcgcaGGGTGGAG GAGCCATCAGTCCCCTGAGCGCTGCAGCGGCGGCCGCAGCAGCCGCCGGTCGCGTCGCTCTGTCCGGATCCGGAGTGTCAGGAGTCCTGCTGGCATCCAACCTAAACGAAGAG ATGGTCACGCCTCAAAGTCTCTTTACCCTCTTCG GAGTCTATGGTGATGTGCAGAGGGTGAAGATCCTCTACAATAAAAAGGACAGCGCTCTGATCCAGTTGTCAGATGGAAACCAGGCTCAGCTCT CTATGAGCCACCTGAACGGTCAGAAGGTGTTTGGTAAAGTGATGAGAGTGACTCTGTCTAAACATCAAACTGTGGCTCTGCCCAGAGAAGGACTGGATGACCAGCTACTAACTAAAG ATTTTTCTGGTTCACCGCTCCATCGCTTTAAGAAGCCAGGATCCAAAAACTTCCAGAAcatctttcctccttctgcaACTCTTCACCTCTCCAACATCCG ggatGGAGTCGGAGAGGAGGATCTACGTGTTTTGTTCTCTAACAATGGAGCAACCGTAAAGGCCTTCAAGTTCTTCCA ggacaggaagatggCCTTGATCCAGATGTCATCAGTAGAGGAAGCCATCCAGGGTCTGATGGAGCTTCATAATTATGACATGGGAGGAAACCACCACCTGAAAGTTTCCTTTTCAAAGTCCACCATCTaa